The following proteins come from a genomic window of bacterium:
- a CDS encoding alpha-amylase family glycosyl hydrolase has protein sequence MTLIRQSIPQLTPRSLQKGDAGFIQRSFPFGQKNFFRLFNDEPLKLTITLNQQNSHPPQVLLHSDIGATVHGEWKDIPFTTTNDQEFHLSLTFPHCGLFRFRIKYSLDGGNQWFWDRVPHSYVMVDPPSIRTIRLYTLIPSASGNISDWKRLIPSIREMGFDSIHLLPITQMGFSNSPYAATDLFDVDSRYRDPSDKRSTLEQFEDFVQTCHVQGIRLCLDLVLNHICTDSRMVVSCPDWIIPDDAEQDGFKRAGCWHMQNWIRWQDLVLLNYDHPNTFIRHDIRDYMMQYAQFWSNYAAYTGGMVRFDNLHSSNNDFIADLSAALHATFPNLSILGEYFTDEGTLERTVPEWGINMLLANSWEYPFGPQLRHYISYLHNVAGRLRHLCAITTHDTGVPAQLFGSERSAIPRYAICALYTLGQTGMVQGVESGVKDRIPFIGPARKMEFEPIPEIRDFITWINGLLAERNVFKQNGNLIFVDADHEAVLGAYRRDLTHQQPGVLLFSNLDIYHDQTLVADLSGCGLSFPLTIKDIFTGETLTLNTPLFPLTIKPCDAKVFEL, from the coding sequence ATGACGCTGATACGCCAATCTATCCCTCAACTTACTCCGCGCTCTCTCCAAAAAGGGGATGCCGGTTTCATTCAGCGCTCATTTCCTTTTGGTCAAAAAAACTTTTTCCGGCTTTTCAATGATGAGCCACTCAAATTGACGATTACCCTGAATCAGCAAAATTCGCATCCGCCTCAGGTGCTCCTCCACAGTGATATCGGGGCAACCGTTCACGGCGAATGGAAGGACATTCCTTTCACCACCACCAATGACCAGGAATTCCATCTTTCCCTCACTTTTCCCCACTGCGGCCTGTTTCGATTCCGCATCAAATACTCATTGGACGGGGGTAACCAATGGTTCTGGGATCGAGTGCCCCATTCCTATGTCATGGTGGATCCCCCCTCCATCCGCACGATCCGACTCTACACCCTCATTCCCAGCGCCTCCGGGAACATCTCGGACTGGAAACGGCTTATTCCGTCGATCCGTGAAATGGGGTTCGACTCTATCCACCTGCTTCCCATCACCCAAATGGGGTTCTCCAATAGTCCTTATGCCGCCACTGATCTTTTCGACGTGGATTCACGCTACCGAGATCCCTCGGATAAACGAAGCACCCTTGAACAATTCGAGGATTTTGTTCAGACCTGCCATGTTCAGGGAATCCGGCTCTGCCTTGACCTCGTGCTGAATCATATTTGCACTGATAGTCGGATGGTCGTCTCCTGCCCTGACTGGATTATCCCCGACGATGCTGAACAGGATGGATTTAAACGCGCTGGTTGCTGGCACATGCAAAACTGGATCCGCTGGCAGGATCTCGTGTTGTTAAACTATGACCACCCCAACACCTTCATACGCCACGATATCCGTGATTACATGATGCAATACGCCCAATTCTGGTCGAATTATGCGGCCTATACAGGGGGCATGGTACGTTTCGATAATCTTCACAGTAGCAACAATGATTTCATAGCCGATCTCAGCGCCGCCCTTCACGCCACCTTCCCGAATCTCTCGATTCTGGGGGAATATTTCACGGATGAAGGCACACTCGAAAGAACGGTGCCCGAATGGGGCATCAATATGCTTCTCGCTAACAGCTGGGAATATCCCTTCGGGCCCCAACTCAGGCATTACATCAGCTACCTGCACAATGTTGCCGGACGCTTGCGGCACCTCTGCGCCATTACCACGCATGACACCGGCGTACCCGCCCAGCTTTTTGGGTCTGAACGTTCCGCCATTCCCCGTTATGCCATCTGCGCCCTGTATACACTCGGGCAAACCGGCATGGTGCAAGGGGTAGAATCCGGCGTCAAAGATCGAATCCCCTTCATCGGACCAGCCCGGAAAATGGAATTCGAGCCCATCCCTGAAATTCGTGATTTTATTACTTGGATCAATGGACTTCTGGCCGAGCGCAACGTCTTTAAGCAAAATGGCAATCTCATCTTTGTGGACGCTGATCACGAGGCTGTGCTTGGGGCGTACCGGCGGGACCTGACCCATCAGCAACCTGGGGTGCTGCTCTTCTCCAATCTCGACATCTATCACGACCAGACCCTCGTCGCCGATCTTTCCGGCTGCGGCCTCAGCTTTCCCCTGACAATCAAAGATATTTTCACAGGGGAGACACTTACTCTGAATACACCTCTGTTTCCCCTTACGATTAAACCCTGTGACGCCAAGGTATTCGAGCTATGA